The sequence CACTAACCAGTTTTGATTAGAGAAAGATTCTTGTCTTACCGGTTCGCGAGTCTAGCGATGGTTTTGTTCGCGCAAAGAAATCAGCGATCTGCCAGTGATTCCCAATTTTTGTTTGTTCTCTGTTCTGCGCTGCGCGGTGCATAGGGTCAACCAAGACGGTTAGTTTGTAATCAGCTTTCCGAGATGAAGCAGTACTTTTTAGCTGCattaatttgtctaatttgtcaTGTTGGTTTCGGAAGTGTGGAGGAATTCTTGATTCCAGAAGTACAGATTGAATATTTGAAACCAATGGGATTTAGAGCAAGCATCCAAGGTGatacatattattttttttgtttcggttgAACCGTGTTTACAACGTTGATCATTCAATAAGTGTTTTTGTTGAAGACGATCCTGGTATCAAGTTGTTCGCATTCCACGCACGTCTCAACAAACCATTTCAACAGTACGAGCAAGGTGATTTCACCGAAGATGTATCAGAACCAACTGGAGACCGTTGGGTTTTTGAAAACACCAAAGTCAGTATGCTGGAAGGACACCATATCTACTATTGGGTTTACATTCAATACGAAGATCGTGGTTACGTGATAGCAAATAGAAAACATACTATACGGAAGGACTTGTATGGAACCAAATCTGCTACCACTACAACGACATCCACAACTACGACGACgacaacaacaactacaactacTACGGCTAAGCCAAAAGTAACGAAAGCGTCACAAAAAACGACAACTCCAACAACTACTACAATCACTTTACCGCCATGTGAGCCTACGGTGACCACTGTGAATGGAAAATCCTCCTGTGCTGGTAAATTGATTTTTGAggataattttcaaatattggaTTTGAAAAAATGGCAGCGGGAGATTCGCATTCCCCTGGACACCGAGGTAAGCTGAATTGCGTCTGAAAATGTAGTATAGACAAACGTAGGTAATCCGTTCGTTACCAAATATTCCAAGTTGAATGTGAGTCAATTTGAAAATGCTTTGACTGTGCCTATTTCAATTGCAATCTGCTTTAATGTCTTGTTGTATGTTctagaaaaaaatcatgaagGGAACACTGAAAATAATAGTTCCCATGGGTACTGTCACCATCGTGTATGATAGAGAAAGGATAAATTATACCCAGCATTTAATCATAATTTCCGAAATTGCAGTCAGCGGAATTTGTCTCCTACCAAGACCTACCGGAAAACAGCTATGTGGCCGGTAATCATCTATTCATCGTTCCGACACTGCTCAACATGAATTCCGACTATAACGACGAGCGCATCCGAACTGGAGAGCTTATTCTATCGGGGTAAGTGCTTGGGACCATTTTGCGCATATGTACGGCCGTAAGGTCACTGCTTATCACAGCTGGTCAGCAGTTCTCATCCTGACCCCCTCGGAAACATGCGACATGAATGTGAAGTTTTGAATAATATATCTATTCATTATGTCGCAGTCGTTTCCACCGTATTGTATGAATACTAAAGAGAATATTGTGTTCACGACCACGCGGTACAGTAGTTCTATTGTTCCAGTTGCAAATCACCCACCAACAATGAGTTCGAGTGTCGGCGTAAGGCAGCGTTCTCCACAATTCTACCGCCAGTCGTTTCGGCCAAGCTGAGCACAAAGGAGAGCTTCCGGTTCCGTTACGGACGAGTGGAGATTCGGGCAAAGTTGCCCAAAGGAGATTGGATTTTTCCACGTAATTagatacttttttttcattttatttatgtctgcctagcggaAGAATTAATTTGTTCTGCTATCACATACTATGGTTGTCACGTGCTATCCACTTTCGTTACacgatgtgattttttttttcaagcatctAGCAGTTGCGTATGGACGAACATGGGATCCTCCCTGCACGATTCAGTTCTATCACAGAAAAAAAGTGTGTTAAATTTTGAATGAACATCCTTTCGAACAtcacaattttatttttgttttattcggaTTGAATTCACAAAATATGATGCATGTTTTACACTTGTAGCAATCATGTGAAAAGTGATCCATTCGTTGTGGTTAAAACTTTTCTAGAATAGATGAGAGagctttgttatcgttccggaacgaaaTGGAACGTTTAAAAAGATTGCGGCCAATATTCGAGTAGGTGGTAGTAGTGAGCTCCTCATTTCCAatgtatttcaaattcaaaatttacacAGAGGGTATCAGAGAAATTTTGTGCGAGCTTGTATATCTTTTGCTCtattctaaatactttcaagATTGAACACTAATTAAAAGGTTTAGATAAAATCAAAACTCACTGTTTAAAATACTTCAAAGGAACTTCTTCTATAAACGGGATGCTTCGTTCCTTCATTTCGACCGtgtctaaaaacaaaatatggGTTGTACAATCTTCAATTTGTATGTAAAAGCATTCCATTTCTTTCGTGGAATTTAATCTttcggtttcaacaaacttcgcagccgttTCTTAGCGTTCATAATCATTGCATTGATCCTACTGCAAAGAACTGCTAACCTGAGCAATTTTTATGTAGGTccttatttcatctgagctcactCTCATAACTTCGAACATGAATCATATctttcaacgtacctgaacgttttaaattcttcagggattgtttttttcttttaaaaacaaattcacATTCCAATTTTGGAAACATTTCTGTCTCAAGTTTAGTAGTTCGTAATGTTTCTGATTATTTACTAATTGACATTTcaaaacatgattattattaaaaaaaattacacgactattcaatgttggatgatttcataattagtaatattGATTTACCACGTGTTTAATCTTCGATTGGAAACTTCTAAAATTACCCGTtgaacaaacaaaattttcaaatcgaaaTAAATATTACAAGcgaaaggaaacgaaaacgttccaataattttgaaaagtgtAATTGATTCCAATcttgttttaaaaatatcgtgCGTTGTATTAAATTTGGCATTAGACCCTTTCAAGaataattctgacattttgaacttgACCTACAGAAAAGTAACGCGTGTAGCACTTCGAAACGTCTGTAattcacaaaagagtaacgcacgtaacgcatacaactcacaaaaaactaacgcatgttcacgtttcgtaacacctgtaacttaCAGAAAGTAACACTCCGTAATTTCTGTAACTTACGAAAGATAGCGTCTATAATTTACtataaagtaatgcatgtaacgcatcgtaacttaCAAACGACTAACGCTTGTAACTCAAAAAAGGTCAcatatgtaacgctttgtaatgccttaagttcacaaaaaaggaacgcttcgtaacacccaaaatttaaaaatagtatcgcatgtaacgcttgtaacttacaaacaaataacgcttcgtaacgtaacGTATAATTTACAACAAAGTAAtgtgtgtaacgttttgtaacgcctatagcttactaaaaagtaacgcatgaaacgcttcgtaacacctataactcatGAAAAAGTAAGGAAAGTGACGctttgtaacgtctataactcacgaaaagtaacacatgtaacgtttcgtaacacctaGAACTTACTAAAaactaacacatgtaacgcttatgactcacaaaaagtaatgcatgtaacgcttcgtaacgcttatatttcacaaaagagtatcacatgtaacgcttcgtaacatctataacatactaaaaagta comes from Malaya genurostris strain Urasoe2022 chromosome 3, Malgen_1.1, whole genome shotgun sequence and encodes:
- the LOC131438769 gene encoding beta-1,3-glucan-binding protein; this translates as MKQYFLAALICLICHVGFGSVEEFLIPEVQIEYLKPMGFRASIQDDPGIKLFAFHARLNKPFQQYEQGDFTEDVSEPTGDRWVFENTKVSMLEGHHIYYWVYIQYEDRGYVIANRKHTIRKDLYGTKSATTTTTSTTTTTTTTTTTTTAKPKVTKASQKTTTPTTTTITLPPCEPTVTTVNGKSSCAGKLIFEDNFQILDLKKWQREIRIPLDTESAEFVSYQDLPENSYVAGNHLFIVPTLLNMNSDYNDERIRTGELILSGCKSPTNNEFECRRKAAFSTILPPVVSAKLSTKESFRFRYGRVEIRAKLPKGDWIFPQLLLQPAENYYGYADLASGMLFVASILSNEELVSAEGLQIDGRRLRGGAIITNQPKLRDAFLKANILDEHFGDSFHTYGLIWKPESIVLTVDGFQYASIRGKFKDYGISNNLTQAKLWNPENTMTPFDREFYVSLGVGVGGIRDFPDGSKTGSPGSAKPWKNASPKAEYFFYQNRNVWYRTWTDPELKVDYVRVYAL